Proteins from a single region of Oncorhynchus masou masou isolate Uvic2021 unplaced genomic scaffold, UVic_Omas_1.1 unplaced_scaffold_1114, whole genome shotgun sequence:
- the LOC135529193 gene encoding A disintegrin and metalloproteinase with thrombospondin motifs 3-like — translation MQGYAPVTGMCHPLRSCTLNHEDGFSSAFVVAHETGHVLGMEHDGQGNRCSDETSMGSIMAPLVQAAFHRYHWSRCSKQELNRYIHSYDCLLDNPFEHKWPKLPELPGINYSMDEQCRFDFGVGYKMCTAFRTYDPCKQLWCSHPDNQYFCKTKKGPPVDGTECAPSKNHT, via the exons ATGCAAG GTTACGCCCCGGTGACAGGCATGTGCCACCCTCTGAGGAGCTGCACTCTGAACCACGAGGACGGATTCTCCTCGGCCTTCGTGGTGGCGCACGAGACCGGACATGT GTTAGGTATGGAACATGACGGACAGGGGAATCGTTGTTCTGACGAGACCAGCATGGGGAGTATCATGGCACCGCTGGTCCAGGCAGCCTTCCATCGCTACCACTGGTCACGCTGCAGTAAACAGGAACTGAACCGATACATCCA ctcttatgactgtctcctGGACAACCCTTTTGAACACAAGTGGCCCAAGCTTCCTGAGCTACCTGGGATTAACTACTCCATGGACGAGCAGTGTCGTTTTGATTTCGGCGTGGGCTACAAGATGTGCACCGCT TTCCGGACCTACGATCCCTGCAAGCAGCTGTGGTGTAGTCACCCTGACAACCAGTACTTTTGTAAGACCAAGAAGGGTCCTCCGGTGGATGGGACAGAGTGTGCACCGTCGAAG